The genomic region CAATTTAAAATTGAATTTGGTGAAGGTATTGAAAGCGTTGTCTTTGCGCACGGCGCAGGTTCCTTCCACGAAGCGGGGGCCAGAACCGTCCATATCCATCGCCCATTGGGCGATGTCGGTATGATGGGCGCCGAGGTCGGTGATTTGGCCGCCGGAGTATTCGAAGAAGTAACGGAAGAAGATGTGGCAGCGCAGCGGATTGAAGGGGACGGCGGGCGCGGATCCCAGCCACTTGTCCCAATTCAATCCCGGCGGGACGGGCGCGTCGGGAACCGGCGCCGTGAAGCGCGTGCCGCCAATAATAATGCGGATTTTCTGCAACTTGCCCAACCGCCCATTGCGCACATATTCGCAGGCGGTTTGGAAATTCTTGTGCTGGCGTTGTTGGAATCCCACTTGGAAAATGCGCCCCGTTTCCTTGCTTTTGTTGACGACTTTGCGCCCTTGGGCGATGGTAAGAGTCAGCGGCTTTTCGCCGTAAACGTCCTTGCCCGCGTCCATCGCGTCCATATACAGTTTGGCGTGCCAGTGATCGGGAACGGCGATCAGCACGGCGTCGATGTCCTTGCGGTCGAGCAGGTAGCCATAATCAATATACGGTCCGGCGGCTCCCGGCTGCGGCTCGGCGGGAATCGTATCCCACGCCGTCCCTTTTACCCACTTGCGGTCGATGCCGGTCTGATCGTCAACGAATCGCAGACGGTCGGAGAGGAAGCCGAAATCGAGATCGCAGAGAGCGGCGACTTGGATGTTTTCGTTCTTCAGGCATTCGCGCAGCAACTCGCTGCCGCGCCAGCCGAGGCCGATATTGCCGACGACCAGTTTATTACTGGGCGCGTCCTGGCCGAATACATTACTGGGAACGATGAGCGGCGCAGCGGCGCCCGAACCCAGCCAAGCGGCGGAAGCGCCAGCGGTCTTCAAAAACGAACGGCGATTGGATTGGAGTTTGGTGGTCATAATTGTTCCTCATAGAACGTTGTCTTAATGATTTATGTTATTAATCTTTAATCCTTCACCCGGAAGTGGATTAAACTAATCAAGAGCGGCGCATAAGTTTCATCTCTTGCATCGTTTTCGAATCACGAAAACACGAAAAGACTCGAATTTCACGAAATTTTCGAATCACGGATATCGTAGATTCTTTTGGATTCCACGGATAAATCCTTATAACGGAGTTATTCCTTACGCCAACTGTTTTTAATTATTTCGCTTTTTTTTCGCGCCTTTCTTTATCATTTCGTGTTTTCGTGATTCAAAACGACGATTGCAATAGATCCATTCAACTTTTCATCTCGTGAAATATGAGTAATTGATCTTGTTATCGAGTATAAAAAACTAATCAAAGTTTCTCCAGATGGTTAGACCAATTCTTAAGGATTAACAATCACCTTATTGCGTTCCGGCGAGGCCATGATTTCTACGGCTTTGTGAATTTCCCTTAAGGGGAAGCGATGCGAGATGGCTTTTTCGGGATCGACGAGGCCGCGCTCCATGAGCTGGAGGGCTTTCTGCATGGCCATAGGATTGGTTCCGAAACTGGAATCCATGCGCGCTTCCAGGAAATGGGTGAGGCCGCCGTCGAGTTCGAAAGTCTCGTGCGTCGTTATTCCGAAAACGTTCCAACGCGTGCCGCGCCGCAATAGGCTGGTCATCAGTTTGACGGCGGCGATCGGCCCCGCCGCTTCAATGACTAGATCGGGGCCGTTAGGGAGGATGCCGTAGATCGCTGCTTTAGCATTGCAGCGGGCTGGATTGACGGTATGCGTCGCGCCCAGTCTGCGCGCTGTTTCTAAGGCGTATTCGCTGATATCGACGGCGATAAGCCGCCCCGCTCCCGCCGCTTTCGCAATCATCAGGCAATAAAGACCGATGCCGCCGACGCCGATAATGACCACATCGTCGCCCAACGCCATTTGGGAATAATGGATCAACCCTTTCCAAGCGCCGCTGAGCGGTTCGGTCTGGCAGGCGGCGTCGAAAGAGAGAGCGGCGGGCTTGCTGTAGAGGGTATTGGCGGCAACGAGGGTATATTCCGCGAAGCTGCCGGGGCGAACATCGGAAGGTCCGTCGCCTCCGGTGGTGTAGGCGGCTTCGCAATAGTGCGTATTTCCCGAACGGCAATGATGGCACAAGCCGCAAAAGCCGCTGGGTTGGATGACAACCTCATCCCCTTCTTTGAAATGCGCAACGCCAACGCCTACAGCGGCAACGACGCCCGCCGGTTCGTGTCCGGGAATGAAGGGAAAGGAGACGTTGCGGCGAACGCCTTTGATGACTTTGAAATCCGTCGCGCAAAAGCCGCAGGACTTTATGCGCACCAAGACCTCGCCCATCCCTGGTTCGGGGATGGGGATATCCTCCAATTCAAGCCGATTGAAATCCTGCAATACCGCCGCCAGCATGTTTTTCTGCCAGAAATCCTTTTCCATAAATCGATGCAAAATCCAATTGCGTTAACCTATCAAAGTTGATTGGACAAAGCAAGCAGCGAAGGGCGATGTTCCACGCACGGTTTGATGGAATAGGATAAGGACTCTAAACTCCAACTCATTAAAAACTCCGATCCCATGTTAACGCCGCGAGTATGTTATGAATCAAATGCTGGATATCGCCGCCATCGTTTTGCCCGTATTCATCGTCATGTTTTTAGGAAACATCCTGCGGCGGGCGGGGATGATCGACGATGGATTTATTTATCAATCCAACCGGCTGGTTTTCAATATCAGCCTGCCGATGCTGCTGTTTTATAAAATCGGAACGGCGGATTTCACCACTAATTTCAACGGCGCTTTGCTGTTCGGCTCGGCGCTGGCGATTTTGATCGGCTTCGGCGGCTCCTATGCTTACGCCGTAATTAGGCATTATCCGCCCGCGGCGCGCGGGGTCTTCTGCCAAGGCGCGTTTCGCGGCAATTACGCTATCATCGGCCTGGCCGTGGTCTTGAACGCTTATGGGGAAGCGGGGCTGACCCGCGCGGGGATATTCATGGGTTTCATCGTTCCCTGGTTGAACTTCTTAGCTATACTGGCGCTGCTGGCGCCCCATTGCGACAACGGTTCGCCAGGATTGGGATATTGGACGCGGCAGATCGCGGCCAATCCCTTGATTGGGGCCTCATTCGCCGGAATTTTTTGGAGTTGGCTGCGGCTGCCGATTCCCGTCGTACTCGACCGCAGTATGAATATTGTGACGGACCTGACCCTGCCCTTGGCGCTACTGGCCATCGGAGCGGGATTTTCCTTGAAGAATTTAAAAGGGGACCTGAAACGGGCGACGCTGGCCAGCGTCATTAAAGTGGCGTTGCTGCCCATTCTCGCAGGATTTATTCTTTACGCTTTCGGCGTTAGGGGATTGGATTTCTCTGTCGGTATTCTGATGGTAGGCAGCCCAGCGGCGACGGTTTCTTACATCATGGCTTCCCAGATGAAGGGCGACGCCGAATTGGCCGGGTCCATCATCATTCTATCTACTTTGTTTTCCATCTTTACTTACTCTTTGACGCTATATCTTCTCCATGTTATTGGATTTTAGCTACATGACTTTGGGACTTTGAGACTTAGTCTCCCCGTCTCACAATGGTGGGCTACGCTTCGCTTTGAGCCCACCCTACGGGACTTTTTCACGCTATGGGATTTTAGGGGTTTGTCGGGCTACGCTTCGCTAATATATCACACTACGCCATGCAGAAGACAAATGAATTTTCGGAAAATAATCGCCAATCGGACTTTTTTTGTAGGATGACATTCAAAAGGGGTAAAGATCAAATCGTCGTTAATAAAGTAAAAAAGACTTGTATTTTCATCTTGACTCAATTTTTTTTTTTTGTTTATAATTCTCTCAATTGAGATTCAGCTTTTTCTTCCTCTAATCGGGCTAGGCAAGAGGCGTTGTCTATAAGTCAAATAATATCAACCCATTGCTTCTGTCCGTACGAAGGGGTTTATTTACATTTTGCAAAGAATGAATAAAATTATCATTCAAAAACGTATTTTTCGGTTTTTGATATCTTCAATACATTCAAAAGGTTATATGTATTTCAACAAATGGCTTTTTTCATAATAGGTTAAAATTCAAATAAATGCGGAAGGAATTTTAAAATGAATAGACAAAAATCCAAGATTATTATCATTTTTATGATCTTTTCTTTCTATTTTTGTTATAATGTTTATGAGATATTTTGCGCAAATTGTCTTGAATGCGTTTATAGGCAAGCAAGATATGTTACATCATGCGCTTCGCAATGCAGTTCTTGTGCAGGGAAATTCAGTCCTTATGCGACAGGAGCTTGTTGCGACGAATCGGGAGGCAATCAAGATTGCCCATCCTCGTCTTCGGAATTTCGTTATGAGACGGCGCAGTGGAACAATTGCCATACGAAGCAAGGCGCGCCTCCTCTCCAGTGCCACGACGAATGTCCCGCCGAATGCGGAGGATGGAAAAATATTACCAATTATATATCGGTTTGCGAATGCGAAGATACTCTAATCAATGTACAAAAACCCATGTGTCCATTGCCATAATATTCCCCCAAATA from Candidatus Omnitrophota bacterium harbors:
- a CDS encoding Gfo/Idh/MocA family oxidoreductase; the protein is MTTKLQSNRRSFLKTAGASAAWLGSGAAAPLIVPSNVFGQDAPSNKLVVGNIGLGWRGSELLRECLKNENIQVAALCDLDFGFLSDRLRFVDDQTGIDRKWVKGTAWDTIPAEPQPGAAGPYIDYGYLLDRKDIDAVLIAVPDHWHAKLYMDAMDAGKDVYGEKPLTLTIAQGRKVVNKSKETGRIFQVGFQQRQHKNFQTACEYVRNGRLGKLQKIRIIIGGTRFTAPVPDAPVPPGLNWDKWLGSAPAVPFNPLRCHIFFRYFFEYSGGQITDLGAHHTDIAQWAMDMDGSGPRFVEGTCAVRKDNAFNTFTKFNFKLTYDNGVDLFIENGFGFDMIFYGDKGEIFVNRSKIYSTPDLILKEPMTANDKRFVSGLELSGDEGYSSSTFNHIQHWVDCVKNRKQSITDAEIGQRSATVSHLANICGWLGGRRLEWDAKKEQFVNDEEANAHLTRPERAPYGV
- a CDS encoding alcohol dehydrogenase catalytic domain-containing protein translates to MEKDFWQKNMLAAVLQDFNRLELEDIPIPEPGMGEVLVRIKSCGFCATDFKVIKGVRRNVSFPFIPGHEPAGVVAAVGVGVAHFKEGDEVVIQPSGFCGLCHHCRSGNTHYCEAAYTTGGDGPSDVRPGSFAEYTLVAANTLYSKPAALSFDAACQTEPLSGAWKGLIHYSQMALGDDVVIIGVGGIGLYCLMIAKAAGAGRLIAVDISEYALETARRLGATHTVNPARCNAKAAIYGILPNGPDLVIEAAGPIAAVKLMTSLLRRGTRWNVFGITTHETFELDGGLTHFLEARMDSSFGTNPMAMQKALQLMERGLVDPEKAISHRFPLREIHKAVEIMASPERNKVIVNP
- a CDS encoding AEC family transporter, coding for MNQMLDIAAIVLPVFIVMFLGNILRRAGMIDDGFIYQSNRLVFNISLPMLLFYKIGTADFTTNFNGALLFGSALAILIGFGGSYAYAVIRHYPPAARGVFCQGAFRGNYAIIGLAVVLNAYGEAGLTRAGIFMGFIVPWLNFLAILALLAPHCDNGSPGLGYWTRQIAANPLIGASFAGIFWSWLRLPIPVVLDRSMNIVTDLTLPLALLAIGAGFSLKNLKGDLKRATLASVIKVALLPILAGFILYAFGVRGLDFSVGILMVGSPAATVSYIMASQMKGDAELAGSIIILSTLFSIFTYSLTLYLLHVIGF